TGCCAGTTTTCCACCTGTTGAAAAATCAGGTGTCGTAAATACCAGTACCATTCCAACCGCAAGTACCGGAGCCCCTGCCAGCATCCAAGGTCGGTTTCGTCCCATTTTAGTGTTGGTCCGATCAACCAGCGCCCCAACCATATAATCTGTAAATGCATCAATAAACTTTGTGATCAAAAACATAAACGCAGCACTTGTCGCCGGTATTCCTGCCACATCGGTATAAAAAATAAGCAGATATGTGTTTACCATTAAATACGCCAGATTACAGGCATAGTCTGAAATACCAAACCCAATCCTCTGACGCCAGATAAATTTTTTACTGTTTGTTCCTGTTTCTTTCATCATCACTACATTTCAGTCCTTTCCACTGTTCTTTCCTGTATGACCGGCCGGTTCATTTGATGATGCTATCATATCTGCTTTCCTCTTTTTTCTATATCATATTTCTGCTTTATTTATTATATTTCCATCATTTTTATTAAATTTCTTCTCTTGAAACAAATTCCGGACTTTTATAATAGTCCCTGTACTGCTTCGGCGTCATATTTTTATACACCTTAAATACCTTTCCAAAGTGGCTCTGAGAGGAAAAACACAGATACTCGCTGATCTCTGTTAGAGATGCTTCGGAATATTTGAGCAAGTTTTCTGCTCTTTCAATCCGCATGTGCATACTATATTTCTGAATACTCTCTCCCGTTTCTTTTTTAAATATCCTGGATAAATGGCTTTCACTGACTCCCAGCGCCTCCGCAATATCCGGTATACAAATTTTCTGATGATAATATTTTCGTATATATTCCTTACACTGCTCCGTATACCTTGAGTTTGCTCTTTTTTCTCTTTCTTCTACGACCAGTTTTGCAAAATCATACAAACTCCTTTTCCTATATTCAAAAATTTCTGTCATTCTTTTGCACTGGTCTATCTTATTGATATAAAGATCACTGAGCTTATACGCTTTGGCAGGAGCTGCCCCACCTTCGATTGCTGCTCTTGTTGCCAACGTAATCGAACATATCCCCAGATTTCTTTCGTTTCGGATTTCATTTTCCGAGAGCTTTCCCGCAGTACTTGCCAATAATTCTACTGCCCCTACTACCTCCTCCAGATTTCCCTCACGAATATAATCCATCGTTTTTACTTCTTCCTGATAAGTATGATGATATATATCCTCTGTATCTATTCTTACATCCGCTTCAAGTCCAATCTCCTGTTTCTCGATCAGACCATTCGCATCCAAAATTTCTTCATCTTCGTATTTCTCCTCAATTTTTATATAAGATAAAAGCTCCAATAAAGCTAACAGATTCTGCAGTTTTAGTTTGGGCGGACACTGTTCATTTTCTATCTGATAAGCTTTACAGTATCGGTGTATCTCTACATAAGACATATCCTCAATACAGATTGGTCCCAGCAGAAGCATCTTCGTCATTTTTTCTCTCATCCCACAAAAAATCACTTTATTCTCATCCTGATAAATCACCGGTGTTTTCTGGTTCATGATTCGATTTTTCAGAAGTTCGCGAAGTTCTTCTGATAATATCAGTGGATTGCTTTGCTCTGCTAATACCCCATAACAACTGATTTCATCCGTTTCACAATCCCATTCAAAAATTTTTATATTTGTCATAATGCTGATCTTCGTATATAAATACTCCATTTTCTTATCCTCTCAATCTAAAAAGCCATTTCGTTTCCGAAATGGCTTACAAGAATCTTCACATTTAAATTCTCAGAAATTTATTTTGACTCTTTCATAGATTTCACGCGATCCTGGATCGTCTTATTGAAATTCTCAATCTTACGCTCATAAGACGTATTCATATATTTTGACTGCAGCATAAAATCTGCTGTAGAAAGGTTGTTCGCGATCGGAATATCATAAACAACCGCGATTCGAAGCAGTGCTTTTACATCTGGATCGTGAGGCTGTGCTTCCAGAGGATCCCATAAAAAAATCATAAAATCGATCTGTCCTTCCACGATCTTTGCTCCGATCTGCTGGTCTCCTCCGAGAGGACCGCTGCAGTATCCTTTCACAGGAAGTCCCGTACGCTCTGAGATCAGTTTTGCCGTTGTTCCTGTTCCGCACAGAAAATGTCCTTTCAAAATCTCTTTATTTCTGTCACACCAATCTACAAGTTCTTTCTTTTTTCCATCATGAGCAACCAGCGCAATGTGCTTTGCCTTGCCGATTTCCATGGTCACAAAATTATCATTCAGCATCTTTTTTCCTCCTGTCTTTTACCTTCACTGTGCAGCTTCATCCGTCTACGCCATCTGTTCCATGGAATCAAAACGGATGGCTGCGATCAGACCGATTATCACAGTTACTATCATACTATAAATCAGAGCGATTGGAAAGACTAAATCCATACTTATAAAGATTCCTGCCAACGCTGCGACCATCACCCCGATTCCCAGCACGAACATCTGGAAAAAAGCTCTCACCACATCCTGTCCGGTACGTCCAAGCACATCTCCCACCACGCACTGTGCCAGCACCTTACTGTACATCCGGTTCGCCTGAAGTATCGTGTAGATCAGGATCCCCAGGATTACTTCCAGCACATTTACCTTCCACAAGATTCCGATGGGCACACAGAGTAAAACTCCATCTACAAATGCTTTCACATGCTCCATCAGTGTCGAGTACCACAGCTTTTTCACCGGACTATCCGGAATCAGATAAAGATAGGGTGTTTTAATCTCAGTCTCCCACTTTCCAAGATATCCGCTGAAGATCAGAGTCATATACGCCAGAATTCCAAGCAGAAAAATCTGAGGAATCCCGCTTTCCTGTGCTGTCTCTCGCATCGCAAATGCCATAACGATGCCTATCCCGAGATTCAAAAGTGTCATTTTCGAGAAAATAAACGTTCTTTCTTTTCGATATTCCAAAAGCTGGCGGTAAAAGATTGCCTTTGCTCCGACTGCCTGATAACGGACTGTCATATGGCGGAATTTTTTCTTCTTCTCCTCCAGCCCCATGACCATTTCGCCGTTTTTCTTCCGCTTGATCATTTCTGCATAGGTATCTGCAAATTTTGCCGCGTCCTCATAATAATCTCCATTACACGGCATCCGGTATGCCAGGATCACAAGCAGGATCGTCGTCAGAAGGTACAGAACCATCCCTGCAGCATTGAGCAGATCCGGACTTAAAAGAATCAGATGAAATGCAGAAATCTCCCATCCAATAATTGGAATCATCCGCAGGATCGGCCAGTCAAAAAATGCAGAAACTGCTGCAAAAGATACGCCTTTTTTCCAGAAATACAGAACGATCAGTCCTGTAACCATAAGCAGAAACACCTTGATCCCACGGCCGATCCACTCTCTTGCCTTCTCCGAAATCCGTTCACTGGAATACAGGCAGACCATCAGGCTGATCTCCAATGCCAGATTACAGATACAGATTCCCGCAAACAGCAGAATTCTCCACGGACTGACATCAAAAACTGTAATTCCTGCGATAATAAATATCAGAAAGAACACCACACTGCTCAGATAATTCATCCAGGCTCCATGGATTAGCACGACCTTTGGATCCACAGGCGCATTGAAGATAAAATGTGCATGTGCCGGGCGGAAGAGAATTCCTTTTCTGGATGCATATGACATAAAATTCAGCAAAAACAGATACAACGACCAGACTGTCAGAATGATCACCATTCCTTTTGCACTGTCAAACTTCATCTGCACTGCTAATTCTGCCAGCATCACAGCCAGAAAAACAGCATATGCCGCACAGGCTAACACAACCAGAAGTGTGAGCGGCTTTTTCACTGCTTTTTTCAAATTGTTGATCATACTTCGTTTTGTCAGATACAATAGCGCTCTCACGATTTCTCACCACCTGTCATTTCAAAGAACAGCGCATCCAGATCCTTGTCTCCCACCTCATCCTTCCGGTAAGAACCAATGATCTTACTCTTCTCCATCACAAACATCATATCCCACAGCTCTTCTACCATCTCCAGCATATGCGTGCTAATCAGTACTGTAACTCCGAGAGCTTTTTGTTCCAGCACGACCTCCTTAAGCTCTTTGATCGCTTTTGGATCCAGCCCCACCATCGGTTCATCCAGAAGCAGCACTTTCGGCCTGATGGCAAGCGCACAGCAGATACTCACCTTCTGCATCATTCCTTTGGACAGCTCATTTCCCAGTTTATCCTGCTTGTCATCCAGGTCAAACCGGGCAAGCAGCGCTTCCACCTCTTCATCCGTAATCCCGCTGTTGTAAGCTTTTCTCATGTATTCGATGTGTTCTCTGACGCTGAGTGCATCAAACATGGCAGGCATCTCCGGAACATAGGCAAACTTTCTCTTTGCCTCCACACTTCTGGCAGGAAGTCCCTGAATTCCGATCCGCCCCTGATACCGAAGCAGACCTGCGATACTTTTGATGATCGTCGATTTTCCGGCTCCGTTTGGTCCCAGAAGGATCCCGACTGTACCATCCGGTACAAAAAAACTGACCTCATCCACCGCCAGAGACTTTCCATAGGATTTACTTAATTTCTGAACTTCCAGCATATCATTTCCTCCATCGTGTTTTACACAGCTCACAGCCTGTCTGTGCAGACACAGCAGCTGTCTGACGGGTCTATCATTACTGGTCACACCAATTACGGCTTATCACGCAAAAAAGATTCCCGTTCATTGTACTGTTGATTTGATACAATAATACGAAAATCTTTTCTGTTTGTCAACTCTTTATTCGTCTGCTTTTTCCTGTGTATACAATTTGAACAATGCCTGTGTTCCCTCGTCTCCAAGACCTTCTGCCTGCAGCTCTTCATACTCTGCCAGCACCTGACTTAAGACATTGAGATCCAGACCGCTTATATTGGATTCGATCAGCGCCAGTTTCATATCTTTGATAAAATGCTTCATAAAGAAGCCCGGGCGGTAATCTCCTTCCAGAATCTTCGGTCCGAACAGATCCAGCTGACGGCTTCCTGCCGCACCTGTAGACACAGAATGAAGCACTGTCTGCAGATCCAAACCTTTCGCCTGTGCATAAGCAAGTGCTTCACATACTCCGGAGAGCGCGCCTGCGATCATGATCTGATTCGCCAGCTTACAGTGCTGTCCGCATCCTGCCGCTCCCTGGTAGTTAATATTGGTTCCCATTGCTTCAAACAGAGGCATACATGCTTCAAAATCTTCTTTGTCTCCACCCACAAGGATAGAAAGTGTTCCTGCCTTTGCACCGGTATCTCCTCCGGTTACCGGGGCATCCAGAACATGAAATCCCCGCTTATTCCCCTCTTCATAAATCTTTTGGGCAATCTGCGGACTGGTGGTTGTCATATCGATCAGATACGCACCTTCTTTTGCGCTGTCCAGAATATTCCCTTGATCGAAATACACTTCTTCCACGTCCTGCGGAAATCCCACAATGGTGATCACTGCCTCACAGTCTTTCACGCAGTCTGCAATGCTGTCATGAAAAGTCACACCCTCTGCGATCACATCTTCTACCTTTGCTTTTGTTCTTGCATAAATGTGCAGATCAAAACCTGCCTTTTTCAAATTCCGCACCATGGATTTTCCCATGATCCCGACTCCGATAAACCCGATCTTTTTCATTTTATTTTCCCTCACTATTGTTTTTCTACAACTTCACCCTGTTTTTTATAAATGCTTTTCGCCGGTACAAATCCTCTCACAGAAGAAAGCGGATAAATGTTCGTATGGCTTCCCACAACGGTTCCCGGATTTAAGACACTTCCGCATCCCACTTCTACTTCATCGCCAAGCATAGCTCCGAATTTTTTCAATCCGGTCTCGATTTCACCTTCCGGTGTTTTTACAATTACCAGCTTCTTGTCTGACTTCACATTGGATGTAATAGATGCAGCACCCATATGCGATTTGTATCCGAGAATTGAGTCTCCCACATAATTGTAATGCGGAACCTGCACTTTATTGAACAGGATCACATTCTTCAGTTCTGTCGAATTTCCGACTACTGCCCCTTCTCCCACGATCGCATTGCCACGGATAAACGCGCAATGTCTGACCTCTGCTTCTTTTCCGATGATCGCCGGTCCCGTAATGGATGCGCTTTTT
This window of the Mediterraneibacter gnavus ATCC 29149 genome carries:
- a CDS encoding ABC transporter ATP-binding protein: MLEVQKLSKSYGKSLAVDEVSFFVPDGTVGILLGPNGAGKSTIIKSIAGLLRYQGRIGIQGLPARSVEAKRKFAYVPEMPAMFDALSVREHIEYMRKAYNSGITDEEVEALLARFDLDDKQDKLGNELSKGMMQKVSICCALAIRPKVLLLDEPMVGLDPKAIKELKEVVLEQKALGVTVLISTHMLEMVEELWDMMFVMEKSKIIGSYRKDEVGDKDLDALFFEMTGGEKS
- a CDS encoding NAD(P)-dependent oxidoreductase, with the protein product MKKIGFIGVGIMGKSMVRNLKKAGFDLHIYARTKAKVEDVIAEGVTFHDSIADCVKDCEAVITIVGFPQDVEEVYFDQGNILDSAKEGAYLIDMTTTSPQIAQKIYEEGNKRGFHVLDAPVTGGDTGAKAGTLSILVGGDKEDFEACMPLFEAMGTNINYQGAAGCGQHCKLANQIMIAGALSGVCEALAYAQAKGLDLQTVLHSVSTGAAGSRQLDLFGPKILEGDYRPGFFMKHFIKDMKLALIESNISGLDLNVLSQVLAEYEELQAEGLGDEGTQALFKLYTQEKADE
- a CDS encoding methylglyoxal synthase; the encoded protein is MLNDNFVTMEIGKAKHIALVAHDGKKKELVDWCDRNKEILKGHFLCGTGTTAKLISERTGLPVKGYCSGPLGGDQQIGAKIVEGQIDFMIFLWDPLEAQPHDPDVKALLRIAVVYDIPIANNLSTADFMLQSKYMNTSYERKIENFNKTIQDRVKSMKESK
- a CDS encoding AraC family transcriptional regulator, with product MEYLYTKISIMTNIKIFEWDCETDEISCYGVLAEQSNPLILSEELRELLKNRIMNQKTPVIYQDENKVIFCGMREKMTKMLLLGPICIEDMSYVEIHRYCKAYQIENEQCPPKLKLQNLLALLELLSYIKIEEKYEDEEILDANGLIEKQEIGLEADVRIDTEDIYHHTYQEEVKTMDYIREGNLEEVVGAVELLASTAGKLSENEIRNERNLGICSITLATRAAIEGGAAPAKAYKLSDLYINKIDQCKRMTEIFEYRKRSLYDFAKLVVEEREKRANSRYTEQCKEYIRKYYHQKICIPDIAEALGVSESHLSRIFKKETGESIQKYSMHMRIERAENLLKYSEASLTEISEYLCFSSQSHFGKVFKVYKNMTPKQYRDYYKSPEFVSREEI
- a CDS encoding UDP-N-acetylglucosamine pyrophosphorylase, with the protein product MKELTVKELYTLDETIAKDIFEGVTYPWEVLPKISRFIVELGNTLSEEEYEKQGENIWIAKTAKVAKSASITGPAIIGKEAEVRHCAFIRGNAIVGEGAVVGNSTELKNVILFNKVQVPHYNYVGDSILGYKSHMGAASITSNVKSDKKLVIVKTPEGEIETGLKKFGAMLGDEVEVGCGSVLNPGTVVGSHTNIYPLSSVRGFVPAKSIYKKQGEVVEKQ
- a CDS encoding putative ABC exporter domain-containing protein codes for the protein MRALLYLTKRSMINNLKKAVKKPLTLLVVLACAAYAVFLAVMLAELAVQMKFDSAKGMVIILTVWSLYLFLLNFMSYASRKGILFRPAHAHFIFNAPVDPKVVLIHGAWMNYLSSVVFFLIFIIAGITVFDVSPWRILLFAGICICNLALEISLMVCLYSSERISEKAREWIGRGIKVFLLMVTGLIVLYFWKKGVSFAAVSAFFDWPILRMIPIIGWEISAFHLILLSPDLLNAAGMVLYLLTTILLVILAYRMPCNGDYYEDAAKFADTYAEMIKRKKNGEMVMGLEEKKKKFRHMTVRYQAVGAKAIFYRQLLEYRKERTFIFSKMTLLNLGIGIVMAFAMRETAQESGIPQIFLLGILAYMTLIFSGYLGKWETEIKTPYLYLIPDSPVKKLWYSTLMEHVKAFVDGVLLCVPIGILWKVNVLEVILGILIYTILQANRMYSKVLAQCVVGDVLGRTGQDVVRAFFQMFVLGIGVMVAALAGIFISMDLVFPIALIYSMIVTVIIGLIAAIRFDSMEQMA